The Silene latifolia isolate original U9 population chromosome X, ASM4854445v1, whole genome shotgun sequence genome contains the following window.
TTTAAGCTACAAACTACTACAATGGTAAGCTACTAGCTTAGTGTTGTAGCTTAAATGCACCATATGTCAACTACCTTCCACAACACTCTTTTAATTAATACATTTACTTATTTTACCTAGAAagtaaaaattaaaaatatttaagtgttgttttaattggtagattttttcttgtaggcccatttgagctactagctccatggagctactagCTCAATTTAAGCTAGTACATGTAAAGTCTTTCCAATGGTTAAGaaatacttgaaattttttttttatttcaaagtAAGTTCTTTACTTAACCATGGAATCTTTCTTTATAGTGTCATGTTAATAAAATACATTTTTTTAATACTACGAAGCGCAATTTTTAATTTACTTCAAAACATTTACCTAAAAAAATCCACCGCCAAACAATTTCAACTTCACCGCCTAAACCTCTTTGTCTCCCATCTCTCCCATTATCTGTTAATCTCGTCATCTCCCATCTCCGATTTCAATTTTATCATCTTCCAACTGCTGCACAGTTTCCTATCTCACATTTCTAGTGATTCACCTCCAAGAACACAATCAAATTGAATTTTCGATCGATTTAATTGGGACGATTCATTCTAGTTACAAATTTTAATTGACCAAGCAAGGTTAGTTTCTAATTTTAAACATCAATCTACTTGTGTTTAATTTGtttcatcatatatatatatatcatgatTTTGATTATGGTACAGAATAATATGTAATTTTCTTAACCCTAATGTTGAATTCCATCGTAAGTCTGAACTTGTTTTATTGATGTTTTGTGTGAATCATATTGTAATTGATGAATGTCCGCTGGTGATGCTTCTCGCGTAGAAAGTAAACGGATTTTTTTCATTGCTCATATCACTAGATCAATGGGAGGACATGTTTAATCAACCTAATTTACAGCAATAATACATTTTAATTACTTCTATTTACGTTTCTTATTATTAACAGCAAGTAACTTGAATAAAATTAATCCATTTTCAAGTGTCAGATAAAGTTGTAGTAAATCAATTTGATGAATGTATGATAAAATACAGAATAACAGTATGGCATATTGAGCTTTCCTCAAATATTGATGTCCAAATCAAACACTCTGTTGATGTTATATCGATAATAGTAGTACAGGTTATTAATACATTGCACACCTATAAATCATTGAGGAATGACCTGCAAATATAAGGAAGATGAGACGGCATTACCGGCTAACAGAATGGCGAATTGAGTAAAGCTATAGGCTCTACAATTGCTATAAAAGCTAATGTTGTGCATTGCTTCTACATCCTGATTGCAAGATGTAATTGATATGTCGCCCATACTTCAAAAACTTTGGTCATACTTCACAACTTTATTGTCATCTGATGTTTGTGCGAGTTTCTTGTTATTTTGAGTAACTTTAGTAATTCGTATCTGTCTTCTATCCTATGCCATTTTAGAACCTACACGAACCCATAGGTCTAAAACTTCATCCTCGGCAATAGAGAGGCTCTCTTCAATGAAACCAACATGCTCTAAATCAATAGATAATCTTAAAATCCAGTATCCTCTTCTTCCATCGAAAATTAAAATAGTTAGCAGCAGCTTCAGTAATCTTATGGCATCCTTGTACCAACAAAAAAGAGAATTTTATCAATTTATCTCCATATTCATTAGCTAATAAAACATTTAGCATCAGGATAATAACTAAAAGAAGGCCAACATACAACTAGAAAGTTTAGTCCATAGAATACAGTAGATATGGATGTTACTTCGTACTATGGATGGAAAGCCTGGTCCTAAAGTTTACTTTTTCCTTATATGTTGGAGTTGGACTACATCATAATAATTGATGTTTTGAATTGAAGAAACAAAAACGTGGGAGGAGCAATTCTTTCTTATCATAGACAATCCCCAATATTTTCTCTTAGTCATATTCGATACTGTTGGGTGGTCTTTTGTAATGAATACAAACTGGCTCATACTCGTACATGGCAAGTAAGTAGAAAAATTTGGTGTAGTTTTTCCCATAAAACACCGTTTATCTGATGTTCGTGATTTGACTATTAACTATTTTCAtccaatttatatttatattgttGTTATTTCCTTTTTGTTAGAAACTCCATACACTATCACTTGTTAAATAAACTATAGTATAAATCCCGCGCAATGCAAACGCGGTATATAGAGTGTTtatttttttagtgtattatttatacttTTTAAATGCAAACTCATTaatatttaatactccctccaatttcatttattgttcctctttccctttccatccattttccttattgttctctctttccttttttggacaactttgtgtggtccaaaattaatttgatgtggggtcatgtgtattgtgtggtccaaattgattttcttatttcttatgtcaaaaagaaaggggaacaataaatgaaattggagggagtattttacTTCATCCCCTTTATTAAACAAACAACCACAGGGATGAGTGTAGTTGAAAGTTGACTATTCAAAGTACATCTTTTCTGTCCATATTTTCAGTACCCATGTTCTATTTAGAAATTAATTATGCACAATTGATACTTGGTTTCTCTCATTTGTTCAATTGTTCAATGATGATATTATATAAAATGTTGGGAATTAAACTTCACACTTCAAATGACAAAATgtaatgaaacaaaaaaaaactaatgATTAAATAAATTCAGGAAAAATATTAAAATACAAGTATtcttaataaataaaataaatgcaTCAATAAATATTTACAGCTCCCGTTATTTTATGGTTGTTTTAATAAGCATCCTAATTTCATGTGAATCCACAAAAGAGTAAAGTAATTGGTATCTGTCTTCTATCTTATGTCTTCATTAGCTcgtacttttttttttgttataatgtaattgtattaataattatgAAGTATGAATTTACGAGTTGAGTTGGTAATTTGAGTCGTACATAAAGGGGCAATAAGGTCAAATTTTAAGTCGAGTACAAGATATGGGATGACTGATGAGGTACGACTCGATGCAGCAGGTTCTTAATATGTGAATGCATATTAAGATTTAGTCAGAGTGACGTGGGAGATTAGCTAGAGGGAGGAGGTTGGGCTTAGTAATTAAGGGCTGGAATGTTGACTTAAGCTGGATcaatataataatattagtaatcttatatatatatatatataaatataaatatatatatatatatatattaaaaatttatttatatatatataactgggttgaaatgccgtggatgcgccacgtgtcaacccagccttaaatacacgtattaattacagctgagcattaaatataaacataataaatgcggtataaatctcagcaaaatattaattatagtttaataaattttattataaaattatattaaataattacggtaatttgattttaaatttattaaaaagttattttgataaaaattataaaatataaataattacgtacattgtgaaaaatgctttcaattgagtataattttcattatatttattgaaatatttattttgatatgtagagatgattaaagtgagtgtctcacaatactttacatttacgtaaaaaaatattttgagaaagttataaaacttagaccattaaatccattaagaaaaatatatttggaagaatcATTGTATAAAACACAACTTaaaaaaaactactaagagataagtttttatagtgtgggaatgaaaaaaattatattggacaaattgaatacatatgagattttgataggtttcaatagtgtgataacgagtatgtgtacgagtgtGTATGTACATAGTAATCGcaagtgcatttgaataatcaaaacaaaagtaacgattgttaagtaatatagtattataaacgacatgaaaaagtagaaaattaaacacgttacatttttctttatttatatttaattaaatatgtataagtcaaatataaaatattgattatgactaaccaaatactccgtattacttttagttaaatattttatatgttactatatcttttaaatactttgaggttaaacatcaaaaaataatatttgagaaagttcaacctattatatttacaggtaaactcttaaacatcattatatctagttgtttaaaaaaacaaaaggtgcaaatttctcatagatatgttcgacacatatcacatgcaagacacaatcaaaatatttgaataagttgagtttgaacactatatgtttgatagataaatgtcacatgttatacataaaaaaattaaaaattacataaagttATGTTCACATCatttgaataaatattaattgatttgaaagaaTAAGTATattgaaatgatataatttgagaacttattgttgattgttgtattattcgaataaattttattttgattaatatatttcaccagtcacaaatttatttataaaacgttgatcatgaataattaattatcacttcttagttttaattaaaatggttatgtattttattttaaaacattgaagttaaacctaaaaaaaaaaaaatttgagaaaaaattatttataagagaaaatattgaaggtcatatatgaattatattatttttcttcaattataatcataaaattttAGAACagaccgcgcgaagcgcgggatactacctagtaactAATAAAGTCAAGACAAAGGAAGAAGCAGATGGCATTATGGCAACGCGTACGAAAACAGGACGATGCTCTCTAAATCATTCTTTCTACGCTTCTTATCCTTCCCCTAATCATTCCTTCCATCACTTTTTTCAATTGATTATTGTGTGTTTTTCCTTCTTATTTGCTTATTTTTTGGTTAGAATCTCGAATAACCAGTTGTACTCTTTGTACATCTGTCCACTCTTCGTAGTCTTTTGAGCCACGTTAGTATAACCCCTGAATCAGCTGACGGGGAAACATATTATGGAAAGCTTAAAGAAATTTATGAGCTGCATTATTTTGGAACATTCAAAGTTGTACTGTTTCGTTGTGATTGGGTAGACATATATAGAGGGATAAAGACTAATGAAGACAAGAGTAGTGTCTGTGTGAACTTTTCCAAGTTGATGCATACTGGTCGAAATTTGTCTGATGATCCTTTTGTCTTCTCATCTCAAGCAAAACAAATATTTTTCGTTGAAGATGAGATGCAAAAAGGATGGTTACACGTGATTAGGAATAAGCCGAGAGACTTGTTTGATAATGGCGAGATTTAATATTACGTTGTTATTTTGAACACTTATGCTGTTTCTCATTTTGTGTCTTGTATTCTGTTCATGTTCATTTAAGCTAAAGGTTCTATATATGTTGCCTCTGAAGTGATGGGTCATATGTTGCCCCTGTAGTGATGGATCAATTATGTGTTGTGCTGATCTCTTgtacttttatttgtttttttgccAATTTTCTATCTAATCCTcggatttttttgtttttctacTCGTGATAAAAGTGCATTAATTATCAGTTCATTTTTTTAGGATATACCAATGATCACTTTAAGGATCACTTTAATCGACAATGAGTTATCGAAGCAAAAGAACAAGAGCATTGATGACTGAAGATGATGAATCACAAGTGGTTAAGAAGCTGACTTCTAATGTTCCAGTTTCGTCGACTACATTGACAGCCAATGTAATGAGTGGTGCTGATGACCATGGAAGGGGTAATTTCTTTTATCATACACACGTTACAATTTGGTCTTTTTACTAATCCACCACTATTTGTTTTTTGGCGGAAATATATGTGATACTTCTGTGTTACTATATAAGTATGAAATCAGTTTGTGAATTCTTGGCTATCAATTTCTTTCATTCATAAATTTTTGCACATTCGTGTATAGATTAGTAATGTCACGTATATCTAATTTCTTGAGATTACTGATATGAAAAACGGCTAAAATGAAGATGAATTCTGATTAGGTATAGATACTCAAAACTCGATTAGAACTATCTGATACGGTTGTTGCCTTCAACTGTAGAATTCCGTTGTATTATGAAAATTTCTCGCTGTGGCGACTGTCAGGTGACTACGGGGTAACACAGATACGTGAATTAGTACGTAAACCTCTGATACATGAACTAGTAAAAATCCTTCTGGTAGTACTATAGTTTTATTTATTCCGTAATTTGCTGTGGAATGCCTAATATTTGACCTGTATCAGTTTCAGAATTCGCGGTATTTAGTGTTAGTTTCAGAATTCATGTTTACCTCTCTTTCGATTATGTCTTAATTCACATTTCGGGTAGTTATGCTTCTCATAGATGATATTAGTGTAGTCAGTCATGTATGAGAGTAAACCTGTGAATTAGCTATGCTACTCAGATTCGATTATGTGTATCCGACAGGGTGTGCATTTAGGTGTAGGAACATATTTTGTATCAAAAATCTCACGTACTTGCGTGAGGAGAGGCATTATTTGGACTATATAGGACCAATACAGGGAACGAGTAACATGACACCCTTCATTTTCTGTGAATCCTAATAGCCTTTGTTTTCTATAATATATTATAGGGGGTCATGAGCTCAGCAAGAGCACGGGTAATGCCGGTAATGCTGCTGGAAGAACTGCTTGCGGTAAGCTTCTCTTAGTCTCGATCTGTTTTGTCTTGTGATTGTTTCTCTTGTTTCTCCTGGGCATTATTATCTTGTTCTCATTGGTGCAGCTGATGTGAGATGGGGCCCATTTAAACCTCCTACTGGTAAACCCCAAATTGGCAGCGACAAATGTTTGAGGAATTGTATGCATGAAGCTACATTGAAATCCCGTATGCTGATGGTGCTTCGCAGTTTCATTACATTTCTGCTAGCATGATCATTGTACTTTCTGTGAACTAAACTGAAACTGAATTATTACCTAATACTAAATCGACACGCTCATTTGAAATTTGTAGGTTTCAGATTCTTCGGATGGTCAAGTCGCGCCGGAATAATGAGACGGAATGTTATCTGCTACAACTATCGCGTCAAATTATTTTATCAAGAGATTTTTTGTTCTAGTACCATTTGATAACTTGAGTTTTAATATGTATTTTGGATTAAGTTTACTCAACACTTTCTATTTTGGCATGGTTGaataatatatatactaattGTAGTAACTAGCTACTAATTATTATATATGAGTATTTTCTAATTTTCTTGGTTATTAATTATGAGGTTTTGTTACAATATTATATAACGACCCCAGTCGACAATAGTGTaagaaatttgattaaatatatATCGTGATGTATGAGTAAAACAAAATTGATGCATACTATAATTCGTTATAGAGAAAATGAACAAatgacgcttaaaagcgtcatgAATATATAATTTTGGCGTCGTGATTATGCCATAGAGTGACACTTAAAAGCGTAGTTTTTATTATTGACGCATAAAGGCGTCAATATTGGTGACTCTAAAAAGCGTCAAAAAATACTGACGCCAAAAATTTTGACCCTTTTAAGAAGCGTCGAGAATATAATTATCGACGCTTTTTTGCGTCGAGAGTTGGCTTTATAAGCGTAAAAAATGCAAGGGATTTGTTGTAGTCTaaggatgccttctatttataatcatatgatcacccaccttatgctaaactttcgatgtgggacaattctattatttatacgtaatatattcaccacaccaacatatttttcaatgtgggacaaataacatacatagaaatacaccatcttttccgcacataattcgacatctaacccgggttaataataatgagcaaatactatactacCTCGATTCAAGACTAAATACAACATTCtttacactattcatgaacgaatagaatTTTTACGATTTcttgcaatatgtaagacaaaatatggtcacgtgggatcttatttgattacctataaagtacaatgagaatatcaaatttttaaatttttttataatgtaaacttaaagatatttacgttataatttgtgtcttggcaagtgtgtaaataaaaatgttgtatttggtcttgaatgtagggagtactatttaataatattcgtacgtttggttttaattttttatcataattaaaaatatatgcaaataatatgatactatattctgATGCTAATATTTATTTTACCAagaatctattataatataattttcataattttgagTTAGGGTTTCTGCAAAGTTTGGGCAAAATTGACGATTGATGCATGTATAAATCAAATAGAACGAAAATAATGAATTAATTTGTGTTTTCGACTTGAATTACTCCAGTTTTTGTGATGATTTGATTGAATAATGTTATTAAATTGAAGAAATTaggaaaaagagagaaagaatgaagaaaataggaTAGAAAAAAAAGAAGATGAAGAATACTGGGCAACGAACGTCATATTTTGGTAGACTAGGATAATTTTTTTGGTCTTATCTCAGCCCTTGATCTTGTTAGATCCAATggtatataaatgcggggtaactcacgaaaagtggcaaactcacaggatcttgcctatatatatatatatatatatatatatatatatatatatatatatatatatatatatatatatatatatatatatatatatatatatatatatatatatatatatatatatatatatatatatatatatatattatatatatagagtggttcttctaaggtccttacatccattgagtccctaagtccttataagggcctttggatggaagggatggagggatgagattacatctcattcaagggtcacaaatgaacctccctaatctccctccctaattgtgtataactctacctaattgtgtataactctaccaccattctaatctcccaactcacttcctcattcactcatcctctctcatttctcacattcactctttctctctcattctctcaaaaaaaaaaccaaaccaaaaaaaaccaaaaacctaAATAAATCAAAATCtaaacaaaccaaaaaaaaaagaacaacttcattcatcttcttcctCCGGCCCGCACAAATCACCGCACCCCCTCCCCACCGCACTACcgccctcctcctcctcgaaCCGTCCCTCCGTCACCAACCGTTTCagatctacttttttttttttcaatttttttttccttatttcaattgttgttggttgttgcggcTGGTGGTGGTGTTTGTGGCGGTTGGTGTCaatgttgttgtggttgttattGTTGTAGCTCCGTTGTGGCGGTTGTTAGTGTTGTTGTTGGTgtcaaaatttttttttaaaagatgCAGTGCATCACCTTTCTCCCTTCCCTGTTGTttcgtcttttttctttttctttttttttttttttttttttttttaaaaaaaaattgtttatggAAATCCTTGTCTTATTATATGTTTGTTTTAATCTCGTCTTAGTACTTATTTTTTCAAACTTCGTCTTGTAAATTCGTCTTGTTATTATGTATTTATTTTAGATCTAATAATTTTTTGTTATTGATGGTTgttaattttttgttggttattttaGATCTAATAACTTCAATGCCCTTATGTACAACTTCAGTGAtcattgttatttttgttttttgttttatttacggtttttgttagatttacgggttttttgTTAGATTTATGCATAAAATTTGTTATTCTCATGAGTCATTCAccaacattttatttttgtatataatttgttaatttaattgggttatacgactaaagttatacaatttacgacttaAAACACCAAAGTAttttttgactaaagttatacatcttgtctattaaagtaatacactgcgtgcattagagttatacacacgatatttaaatttggttttttttattgttatttggtttatttcagatttcgggtttggttgggttgttggttttttggttttattattcttatttggttttttgtttttgttattatgagtttttttggtttttgttattaattttttttttcttcatatttttcatatttattgtttgatttttttactatttacgactaaagttatacattttatgactaaagttatacattttatgactaaagttatacattttatgaccaaagttatacaaaaaaagactaaagttatacaaaaaattggactaaaattatacaaaagtgaaccaaagttatacaaaaatggaccaaagttatacaaaaatggactaaagttatacaaatatggattaaagttagggttatttcataacaataatccatcctattgatgatctgcaataatcactccatcctatcaataatctcaattaaatccaacctaaacatcataccttctaataacgaaccaactgatattttgtggtgtttatgtgtatcaaataaaccaagttctAGATTCATaacttgaaaatattacacataaactttAGATATACCAGTtaggttgtccaaaaactatcaaatattgcaatataaacttaaaaaaatatcatctggttcgttattagaaggtatggtgcttaggatggatttaattgggattattgataggatgaagTGATTGTTGCAGACCACCAAttggatggattattgttatgaaataacccttaaagttatacaaaaaaggactgaagttatacaaaaatagaccaaagttatacaaaaaaagactaaagttatacaaaaattggactaaagtgatacaacaatggactaaagttatacaaaaatgatccaaagttatacaaatatggactaaagttatacaaaaaaggactgaagttatacaaaaatagaccaaagttatacaaaaaaagacaaaagttattcaaaaatcgaccagagttatacaaaaatgcaccaaagttatacaaaaattggactaaagtcatacaacaatggactaaagttatacaaaaaattggactaaagttatacaaaaatgaaccaaagttatacaaaaatgaaccaaagttatacaaaaat
Protein-coding sequences here:
- the LOC141621862 gene encoding uncharacterized protein LOC141621862 isoform X1; the encoded protein is MSYRSKRTRALMTEDDESQVVKKLTSNVPVSSTTLTANVMSGADDHGRGGHELSKSTGNAGNAAGRTACADVRWGPFKPPTGKPQIGSDKCLRNCMHEATLKSRFRFFGWSSRAGIMRRNVICYNYRVKLFYQEIFCSSTI
- the LOC141621862 gene encoding uncharacterized protein LOC141621862 isoform X2 is translated as MSYRSKRTRALMTEDDESQVVKKLTSNVPVSSTTLTANVMSGADDHGRGGHELSKSTGNAGNAAGRTACADVRWGPFKPPTGKPQIGSDKCLRNCMHEATLKSRMLMVSDSSDGQVAPE